The genomic interval AGGTTGATATTTTCCACCTTTTACAAATACCATATCTTCAAATGTAGGTTTTAATTCAACAGGCTTTTCTCCTATTGTGATTTTCTTAATATCATCTTTTAATGATTGAACAATTTTTTCTATACTATCTAAATCTAATTCGATTTTTTCTAATTTAGCTAAATCTAATTCAATTTTTTCAATCTTAGTTATATCTAAAATAGCTTTTTTAAGTGCCATTTCAGCAGTTCTTTTTTGTTCATCATCATCAACAAGACTTGCAATTTCTCTTAAGTCTTCTGGAACAGTATTTTGTTGATCAACAACTATTAATGTAAAATTATATTTTGGATTAGCAGTTTTTGTTTCAACAATTTCTTTAATATATTCTAAGTTATTTTCATCTACTATTTCAGCAAGACTATCTTTTATCAATAAGAATACAGGCACTTTTCTAATACCTTGTGGGTATAGTTCATCTAAAGTTGTAAAAAGATTTCCCATTCCAACTTCAACACTGTTATTTTGACGATTTATAGTAGTCCCTTTTTCATAGATGTAGTATCTTTTATTTTCAAAAGCATTTAGTCCCTCAACTATAATACTTTCTATTTCATGAAAATTCTGACCTTTGATCCATAATAATGGCTTGCCTTCATTCAGAAAATTTAGAATTTTTTCTTTCATTCAAGTATCTCCCCTTTCGATTTACATAATGTACTTTTCTTTTATTTTATCTTAAAATATCGTATCTGTAAAGCTATTTTTTTATTTAATATTATTATTTTTTTCTATAGAATATTTTTGCAAAAAATCTTATTTTGTTTTATTGAATAAAATCATTCCTGATATTATTATTACTCCTCCAATAATAGTTGATAATTTAGGTATATCTCCAAGTATAATCATTCCTAGAATAGTAGCAATTACAGGGGTTGCAAACATAAAAGAAGTAACTTCTGTAGTACTTTTTGCAAGTTCAAAAGCTTTAGTCCAGAAGAAATAAGAAATAATACTAGGAAAAATAGCCATATATATAATCAGTATTAAAGAAGTTGAGCTGATATTAGGTATATTAGCAATAGAATGAGGAGAATAAATAACTAAAAGTATACCTCCAATTAAAAGTGAATACATACTTACAGAAAAAGAAGAATATTTTTTAGTTAAGTATCTTTGTGAAATATTATATGTGCTTAGTAAAAAGCAACCTAACAACATATACAGAACTCCTTTATTTATAGTTATAGTTCCATTCCAAAGAGTTAAAACTAAGATACCACAAAATGATATTCCCATTGCAATCCAGCCTATTAATTTTATTTTTTCATTGAACATAAAATATGCAATAATCGCTGTTATTGCTGGAGCAAGAGCATTTATGACACTTAAAGTTGAAGGGCTAGAAAGTACAGTAGCTATATTAAATAGAACGATGTATCCTGCATATCCTGAAAAACCTGCAAATATGAAAGCTGGAATATCTTTTAAATTTGGAAAAGGAATTTTTTTCTTTATCAAAATAAAAATTACAATGATAGAGGCGAAAAAGTACCTTAAAACTCCAAGTGACATGGCATCAACTTCTTTTAAAACTACTTTAGTGATTACAAAAGCCGTTGCCCAGAAAAATATTCCAATGAAAGCACAATGCTTAGCAGTTAACTTTTTGAAAATTTGGCTAAAATCCATTTTTTAATCTCCTTTTAAATATTTTAATTTCATTTTAACATACTTGATTATAGATTGCCAATAAAAAGCATAAAATATAGCCTTTAAGTTATATTTTTAGTTAGAATTTCAATAAGAATTTAATAAAATATTTAATTAAAAAGTGGAAATCTAAAATAAAATATTGTATAATTTCTACTGATGACCCCGTAGCTCAATTGGATAGAGTGACTCCCTCCTAAGGAGTAGGTTGTGTGTTCAAGCCACATCGGGGTCGCCATTTTATAAAAATAACAATAGAAATCAAATTAGAAAAAATTCTAACAAGATTTCTATTTTTTAATTTTAAATAAAAAGGTGCTGTTGCAAAATAATAAAAAGTAAAAAATAGTTCGTTACTGATTAAATTTCTTAACGATAAAAAATCAAGAATTCGCTGCAAATCAGGAAACTCGTTACACTCAAACACTCCTGAATTTGCTCGGCTCATTCTATTTGATTTTTTATCTAAAATTTCCATTCGTAACTCACTTATTTTTTACTTTAGTATTGAAATTTTAATTTTGCAACAGCACCTTATATGTTTAATCATTCAATTTTAAAACTGAAACAAATGCTTCTTGTGGAATTTCAACATTTCCTATGCTCTTCATTCTCTTTTTACCTTCTTTTTGTTTTTCAAGAAGTTTTTTCTTTCTTGTTATATCTCCACCATAACATTTAGCAATAACATTCTTTCTATATGCTTTTATTGTTTCTCTAGCAATTATTTTAGAACCTAAGGCAGCTTGAATAGGAATTTCAAACTGTTGTCTTGGTATAACTTCACTTAATTTTTGACAAATAGCTTTTCCTCTATAGAAAGCATTGTCATTGTGAGCTATAAATGAGAAGGCATCAACAGGTTTTCCTGAAACTAAGATATCAACTTTAACCAGATTAGATTCTCTATACTCACTTAATTCATATTCAAATGAAGCATATCCTTTTGTTCTTGATTTTAATTTATCATAGAAATCTATAACAATTTCTGCAAGAGGTAGCTCATAGCTAAGCATAGATCTATTCTCATCTAAATAATCCATTGAAAGAAAAATTCCTCTTTTTTCTTGGCAAAGTTCCATTACATTTCCAACATATTCTTTAGGAACTATTACTTTTCCTCTGATATATGGCTCTTGTATTGTTATTTTCCCACGACCAGGTTCAGGGAATTCACAAGGGTTATCTATAATTCTTTCTTCTTGATTGTCTATTCTAACTTTGTACTCAACAGATGGAGTAGTAGAAATTAAGTCTATATTGTATTCTCTTCTCAATCTTTCAACTATGATTTCCATATGTAATAGACCTAAGAATCCACATCTAAATCCAAAACCTAAGGCAATTGATGTTTCAGGGACAAATGTTAAAGAAGCATCATTTAATTGTAGCTTTTCTAAGGCTTCTCTCAATTCTTCATAGTCATCAGTAAATAGCGGATAAACTCCAGCAAAAACCATTGATTGTGCAGGTTTAAATCCAGCTAGTGGGAACAGAGCAGGATTTTTTACAGTTGTTATCGTATCTCCAACTCTAGTATCATGTATAGTTTTAACTCCTGTGATGATGTATCCAACAGAACCACTAGTTAAAATATCAGTTGATTTCATTGTAGGAGAAAAAATACCAGCTTCTAAGACTTCTAATTCTTTTTCAGTTGACCAAATTTTTATTTTATCTCCTTTTTTAATACTTCCATCTAAAACTTTTATATATGTTATTACACCTCTATAATCATCAAAGAAAGAGTCAAAAATTAAGGCTTTTAAAGGAGCGTTCTCATCGTAATTTGGAGCAGGTATTCTTTGGACGATAGCTTCTAGTATATTTTCAATACCTATTCCATTTTTAGCAGAAGCTAAAACTGCATCATCAGCAGGTAAACCTATAATATCTTCGATTTCTCTTTTTACTTTTTCAGGCTCAGCAGCAGGTAAGTCAATTTTATTTATTATTGGTAAAATTTCTAAGTTATTTTCAATAGCAAGATACACATTAGCAAGAGTTTGTGCTTCAACACCTTGAGCAGCATCTACAACAAGTAAAGCTCCTTCACAGGCAGCAAGTGATCTTGAAACTTCATAAATGAAGTCCACATGTCCAGGAGTATCAATTAAATTTAATTCATATTCTTCTCCATCTTTTGCTTTATAGAACAAAGTAACAGCTTGAGCTTTTATAGTTATTCCTTTTTCTCTTTCCAAGTCCATTGAATCAAGAATTTGGTCTTTCATATCTCTTTCTGAGACTGTTCCAGTATATTCTAAAAGTCTATCTGCAATAGTAGATTTTCCATGATCTATATGGGCAATTATAGAGAAATTTCTCTTATTTTTTTGTAACATTATAGCCTCCAATTTTTAATAATCTTTTTAATTATATGGTATTTCAGTATTTGTGTCAATTAAAAAATATTTTTTGATTAAATCTTCTAATAAAGGTTTAATCCCTAAAAACTCTTTTAATTTATTATATTCGACTAACTTTTCTTTCAAATTAGAAGATTTTGATTTTATAGCTTTTATTAGTATATTTTTAGGAGTATGTTACATATCAATAAATTCAATCATCTTTGTTTTATATCCACAAAATTCTAAGCTAAGTGAACGAAAACTATCAGTTGTTAAAGTGGCAAATTTATCTAAAACAACTCCATTGTCAGCCATAATCTTTAAAGTATTATAGAATTCTGAATTTTTATTTTTTTGTATTTTTTCAAAGAATTCATGATGACAACAAGGAACAGCAAGTATAGCTTTTGCATCTAAACTCAATGCTTTTTCAAGTGAATAATCTGTTGCATTGTTACAAGCATGTAAAGAAAAGACTAAATCTACCTCTTTAGACTTATCATAGTCTTTGATATTACCATTTAAAAACTCTAAATTTTCATAATTTAATTTTTTAGCTAGTTTATTACAAAACTCTATTACATCTTTTTTTAAGTCCAAACCTACTATTGAAAAAGTGAAATCTTTTCTATAATTTTTTAAATAGTAGTAAAGAGCAAAAGTTAAATATGATTTTCCACAACCAAAATCTAAAACATTTATATGATTTGTTATAAGTTTTTTAGCTTTTAACTCTTCAATGACATCATCAATAAATTCTAAATATTTATTAATTTGTTTAAATTTATTATAACTAGATTTTAAAATTTTTCCTTCGACTGACATCAAACCTAATTCAATTAAGAAATCAATTTTATCTCCTTCATTTAGAATATATTGTTTTTTCTTGTTATGTTCATTAGAAGTTTTTATTAAATTACTATCTTTTTCTTTTCTAGAGAAATTTTCTTTTTTTCTTATAAAAGAAATATCTGAACCTTCGATTTGTAATAGTATTTGTTTAAAATTTTCTATATATTCTTTTAAAATATTCTCTAATTCTTGTAAATTATTCAAGTCAATATTTTTATGAAAAGCCTTATTATCTTTAAAACTTTCAATTTGAATATTTTTAGTAGATTTTAAAATTATAGGTTTTATAATAACTTTATTAAAATCTCCACTCTTTCTGTCAGAAAAAACTATTTTTATAAGTTTATCTTCTTGAATATTTTTTATTGATTCAAATAATATATTCTCTTTTTCCATAATGACCCCATTATATATTCTTTAGATTTCCAATGTCTAAATTATTCCCAATAACTACAATCTTAGTTATTTTAGCATTTTCTATAGCTTCCATTTCAAAATTTTTATAAACTAGGTTAAATTTACCCCAATATCCATCAATTTTTATTATACCTTTAGCTCTATATACTTTTCCAAAGTCACCATTAACTAATCTATTTAAAAGTAAACCTAGTTCATCCATAGTTTTTAGATTGATATTCTCTTTTGAAAAAGTTCTTAAATTTATATGAGTTCCCATAGAAAAGTTTTTATCAATAACTTTATTATCTAGACTTTTATTCAATAATTCAGCAAACCATTCTTTTGGGAAGTTTCTATAATCATTTGTTTCGATTTCTAAATCAGCATTTAATTCTAAAATTCTATTTTTAATATTCTCTATTTCAAGTGGGTCTATATTTTCTAATTTTGTTAAAATCACTTTTCCTGTATTTTTTAGATTGTCTAGAAAGAAGTTATTAAAACTTTCTAAATATTCATCAAATGAAGTTACATCTATTAGACTTATAGGTCTTAAAATTTTTATATCCTCATTATTAAGTTCTTTTATATTCTCTATGATAGAACTTAACATTCCAAGTCCAGTAGGTTCTATTAAAAGATACTCAGGATTTATTTCAGAGTAAATTCTTTTTATAGAAGATTTAAAATCTCCTTTCATAGAGCAACATATGCAACCTTCTGACATCTCCCAAACATCTAAGTTTTTTTCATCTAAAAAGTCTTTATCCACACCTATATCTGCATATTCATTTTCAAGAACGACAAATTCTAAATTAATATTCTTTGCCATTTCTTTTATAAAAGTAGTTTTTCCAGCCCCTAGAAAACCACTTACCAATAAAATCTTCATAATATTGTCCTTTCAATTTTATATCTTATGACTCTTTTTATATTGCTTAAATTTCCTATATTTTTTTAAGACCTTTGTATATTTTATAGTTCTGTCTAAAATTTGAGAAAAAGTTGATACTAAAAGTATTCCCACACTTAGAGCCATTGTTAAAATAATAGTTTCTCTACCTTTTTCAAGAGCTTCTTGAAATTTATTTTCAACAAAAAATGACATAGTATAGTAAATTCCTCCACCTGGAACAAGAGGAATAAGTGCTGGAATCAGTGTAGTTGTTACTGTTGTTCTTTTTAATCTTCCTATTATCTCAGAAAAAACAGTGATTACTATAGCTGAAAAAAGATAAGCAGCTGTCTTAGAATAACCCATCTCTTTGTATAAAAGAAGATAAGTATACCAACCTAAACCACCAGCGAAGCTACTGTATATTAATTTTCTACCTGTAAGATTAAATATAATTCCAAAAAATAAGGTTGAAAATGCTGCTGCAAAAACTTCTATATAATTCATATGTTCTCCTTATTTAATTAAAAATATGACATTGTGAATAAAGCAAAACCTGTACCTATTGCTAAAGCCGAGCCAACTAAGGCAGCTTCTATACTTCTTGAAGTTCCTGCAAGTAAGTCACCATTTATCAAGTCTCTTATTGCATTGGTCAATGCAAGTCCAGGAACTAAAAGCATCAAAGTTCCTATAGCTGAATATGATGGAGTAGAAATAATCCCAAGTTTAGTAGCAAAACTCGAAAATATTGTAACTAAAAAGCCACCCAAAGTGTTGATAAAAAAGTTATTCAGTTTTAATTTATTAGCAAAGTAGGCCATATAGAAAATTAAAACTCCACCAACTCCTGCAACTAAAAAATCTCTAAATTTTCCATCAAATAAAAGGGAAAAGAAAGCAGCTGAAAAGCAATAAGAAATTAATAAAACTTTCTTTTTATAAACAGTTTGTATTTGAAGTTTTTTTATCTCTTTTTCTAAATCATCTATTTCATATTTATGAATATCAAGCAAAATTTTATGTATTCTATCAATTTTATTTAAGTTATTAGAAACTGAATAAATTCTATTAACTTCTGTAATAACTTCTCCATCTTTCTTTTTTGCTGAAGTAAGAACACAGGTCATAGTAACAAATGATTCTGACTTTAAATCGAATCTTCTACATACTAATGTAATAGCTTCTTCTACTCTGTATGTTTCAGCTCCACTTGTCAGTAAAATTTTTCCAATAGTATTGGCGGTTGAAAGTACTTTTATAATAAAAGCATCATTTTGCATAGTTTCCCTCATTATTCAAACATTTTTAAAACTTCATCAGTATATTCTCCATTATCTTTATTAATGACTAAAGGTGGAAGAATAGTTAAGCCAACTTTTCCATTTTTAATCGCTTCTATAAGCACTATTTTAGCATTTTTATGCTTAGTTGTATAACAAAATTTTATTTTTTTTGCTTCAAAATTATATTTTTGTAATGTAACAAGTATTTCAGATAGTCTGTCTGCTCTATGGACTAAATAAAAATAACCTCTATCTTTAACAAGTTTAGATGATATTTCAATTAGCTCATCTAAATTTAATTCAATCTCATGTCTAGCAATAGATAGCTGTTCTAAGTCATTTAATAGTTCTTTATTTTCAGTCACTTTAAAAAATGGTGGATTTGATAAGACTATATCAAATGAGCCAACAGTGAAATATTTTAAATAATTTTTTATATTATCATATATTATATATATTTGTTCATTTAAATTATTAATGCTAATATTTCTTAAAGCAAGTTGATACGATATTTCTTGTATTTCAACACCATAAATTTTAGCAGAAGTTCTTTTAGAAAGAAAAAGTGGAATAACAGCATTTCCTGTTCCTATATCTAAAATTTTTTTGGTGTTTTTTGTAAGATTGATAAATTCAGAAATAAGTAAAGAATCTATTGAAAAATTGAAGTAATCACTTCTTTGAATTATTTTTAAGTTTTTATTTAATAAGGGAATAAGACTCTCAAGATTTTTATTCATAATTTTAAAATCACTCCTTCAATTTTATTATAACATATCTAATAAAATTAGGATAGTTTAAAAAAACAGTACAATAAAAATACATTATGCTTTATTAAATAAAAAATAAAAAGAATAAAATATAAAAGTCTTGACATAAGTATTAAATAAAGATAAACTTATAATAAAGTTTTAATAAAATCCATAAGAGGAGGAAAATAATGGAATTTAATGTACCTAAAACACATGAACTTTTTAGACAAATGATAAGAGAATTTGTTGAAAAAGAAGTAAAACCTATCGCTGCTGAGGTAGATGAAAACGAAAGATTTCCAATGGAAACTGTTGAAAAGATGGCTAAGATTGGAATAATGGGTATCCCTATACCTAAACAATATGGAGGAGCAGGTGGAGACAACCTAATGTACGCTATGGCTGTTGAAGAATTATCAAAAGCTTGTGGAACTACAGGGGTTATAGTTTCTGCACACACATCTTTAGGAACTTGGCCAATCTTAAAATTTGGTAATGAAAAACAAAAACAAAAATATTTACCAAAAATGGCTAGTGGAGAATGGATAGGAGCTTTTGGACTTACTGAACCAAATGCTGGAACAGATGCTGCTGGACAACAAACTATGGCTGTTCAAGATCCTGAAACAGGAGAATGGATTTTAAATGGAGCAAAAATATTCATAACAAATGCAGGATATGCACATGTTTATGTAGTATTTGCTATGACAGATAAATCAAAAGGATTAAAAGGAATTTCTGCTTTTATAGTTGAAGCTGGAACACCAGGATTCTCTATTGGTAAAAAAGAAATGAAACTTGGAATTAGAGGTTCAGCTACTTGTGAATTAATATTCGAAAACTGTAGAATACCTAAAGAAAACCTATTAGGAGATAAAGGAAAAGGATTCAAGATTGCTATGATGACTCTTGATGGAGGAAGAATAGGAATTGCTTCTCAAGCATTAGGTATAGCTGCTGGAGCATTAGAAGAAGCTATAAACTATGCAAAAGAAAGAAAACAATTTGGAAGAAGCCTAGCTCAATTCCAAAATACTCAATTCCAAATAGCTAACTTAGATGTTAAAGTTGAAGCTGCAAGACTTTTAGTTTATAAAGCAGCTTGGAGAGAATCTAACAACTTACCTTATTCTTTAGATGCGGCTAGAGCTAAACTATTTGCTGCTGAAACAGCTATGGAAGTTACAACTAAAGCTGTTCAAATATTTGGAGGATATGGTTATACAAGAGAATATCCAGTTGAAAGAATGATGAGAGATGCTAAGATCACTGAAATCTATGAAGGAACATCAGAAGTTCAAAGAATGGTAATAGCAGCTAATATTATAAAATAATAACATGGTGGAGGAATAAAAATATGAGAATAGTAGTTTGTATAAAACAAGTTCCAGATACAACTGAAGTTAAAATAGATCCAGTAAAAGGAACAATTATCAGAGACGGTGTTCCTAGTATAATGAACCCTGATGATAAAGGGGGATTAGAAGAAGCTCTAAAATTAAAAGATTTATATGGAGCTGAAGTTATAGTTATAACAATGGGACCACCTCAAGCAGAAGCTATATTAAGAGAAGCTTATGCAATGGGTGCTGATAGAGCAATACTTATAACAGATAGAAAATTCGGAGGAGCTGATACTTTAGCTACTTCTAATACTATAGCTGCTGCAATTAGAAAAATAGAAAATATTGATTTAATCGTTGCAGGAAGACAAGCAATCGATGGAGATACTGCACAAGTTGGACCTCAAATTGCTGAACACTTAGATTTACCTCAAGTGTCTTATGTAAAAGAAATGAAATACAATGAAGCTTCTAAATCATTTGAAATAAAAAGAGCTACAGAAGATGGATATTTCTTATTAGAACTTCCTACTCCTGGATTAGTAACAGTTCTTGCTGAAGCTAACCAACCTAGATATATGAATGTTGGAGCTATAGTTGATGTTTTTGAAAGACCAATTGAAACTTGGACATTTGATGATATCGAAATAGATCCTGCAAAAATAGGTTTAGCTGGGTCTCCAACTAAAGTTAATAAATCATTTACTAAAGGTGTTAAAGAACCTGGTGTATTACATGAAGTTGATCCAAAAGAAGCAGCTAATATTATATTAGAAAAATTAAAAGAAAAATTTATAATCTAATAATAAAGGAGAAAATAATATGAATTTAAACGATTATAAAGGAATCCTAGTGTACGCTGAACAAAGAGATGGAGTGTTACAAAATGTAGGATTAGAATTATTAGGAAAAGCAACAGAATTAGCATATGAAATAAATAAACAAATAGCTTTAAAAGATGCTGGAGACGAATTAGCTGAATATGCTTCTAAACAAGCAGCAGCTATAAAATCTATAGATGCAGTTGCAGCAACTCTTGAAGAAGAAGATGAAAAAGTAAAAGAAAAAGTTGCTGAAGTAAAAGCTAATAACCCAGATGCAGCTAAAGTAACTGCTCTATTAATAGGGCACAATGTTAAAGCACTTGCTGATGAATTAGTAAAAGCTGGAGCAGATAAAGTTTTAGTAGTAGATCAACCTAAATTAGAAGTATATGATACTGAAGCTTATACTCAAGTTTTAACTGCTGCTATAAATGCAGAAAAACCTGAAATAGTTCTATTTGGAGCTACTACTTTAGGAAGAGACTTAGCACCTAGAGTATCTTCTAGAATAGCTACAGGATTAACAGCTGACTGTACAAAACTTGAATTATTAAAAGATAAAGAAAGACAATTAGGTATGACAAGACCTGCATTTGGTGGAAACTTAATGGCAACTATAGTTTCTCCAGATCACAGACCTCAAATGGCTACTGTAAGACCAGGAGTTATGAAAAAATTACCTAAGTCTGATGATAGAAAAGGAGAAATAGTTGATTTCCCTGTAACTTTAGATGAGTCTAAAATGAAAGTTAAACTTCTAAATGTTGTTAAAGAAGGAGGAAACAAAGTAGACATTTCTGAAGCTAAGATATTAGTTTCTGGAGGAAGAGGAGTTGGAGCAAAACAAAACTTCGAATTACTAGAAGACTTAGCAGCTGAAATTGGTGGAATAGTTTCTTCTTCAAGAGCACAAGTTGATGCTGGAAACATGCCTCACGATAGACAAGTAGGGCAAACTGGTAAAACAGTTAGACCTGAAGTTTATTTCGCATGTGGAATTTCAGGAGCTATCCAACACGTTGCTGGTATGGAAGAATCTGAATTCATCATTGCTATCAACAAAGATAGATTTGCTCCTATATTCTCAGTTGCAGATTTAGGAATAGTTGGAGATTTACATAAAATCTTACCTATCCTAACTGAAGAAATCAAAAAATATAAAGCAAATAAATAATAACTATAAAGGACTAGCATTTGGCTAGTCCTTTATATTTTTAATTTTAAATTAAAAGTTTAAAGTATATTTTATAAATTCCATATCTTCTCTATATATAGCATGTCTTGTTTTTAAAGTATTTAATAATAAAAGTGCATTCTCTTTTATAGACATACTAGCCTTATATACAGGAGGCATTCCATATTTTTGTGAAATTTCATTAATTTTATCTCTTAAAAATTTCATATGAAAATTATTAAGATGTATTATTAAATCAAAATCTGAAGGAGTTAAAGTAGTTTTAGGAAAAAAAGTTTTATAAAATTTAAATGCTGCAAGCTTAGGATCTTCATCTCCATCATAGCAAACAATTATATCATTATTGATTTTTTCAAAATAAATTCCATATTTTTTTGCAACTACTTGAAATTCTAAATATGATAAACAGTGTCCATCAGTGTATTTATTTATAAATTCATTATTATTCATTAAAAAAGCCTCCTAAATTATTTATTAACTAAAAATCCATTTCCTATTACTTCATGTACATCAGCAACAATCATAAATGCTGAAGGATCAACTTCTTTCACAATAGTTTTAACTTTTATAAGTTGATACTGTCCCACAACACAATAAAGCATTCCTACTTCTTTTTGAGTATAACCTCCTCTTGCATCAATAAGAGTAATACCACGACCAGTATCTTCCATAATTCTTTTTCTTATCTCATCTTCTTTAGTTGTTATGATAGTAATTCCCTTAGCACTATATATACCCACTTGTATGATATCTATCATCTTAGATGAAATAACAAGTGAAATCAAGGTATACATAAAAATAACTTTACCAAAAATAACAGCTACCATAGATAAAACAATAAAATCTGTTGTTAATAATATTCTACTTATAGGAATACCTGTATATTTATT from Fusobacterium pseudoperiodonticum carries:
- a CDS encoding electron transfer flavoprotein subunit beta/FixA family protein; its protein translation is MRIVVCIKQVPDTTEVKIDPVKGTIIRDGVPSIMNPDDKGGLEEALKLKDLYGAEVIVITMGPPQAEAILREAYAMGADRAILITDRKFGGADTLATSNTIAAAIRKIENIDLIVAGRQAIDGDTAQVGPQIAEHLDLPQVSYVKEMKYNEASKSFEIKRATEDGYFLLELPTPGLVTVLAEANQPRYMNVGAIVDVFERPIETWTFDDIEIDPAKIGLAGSPTKVNKSFTKGVKEPGVLHEVDPKEAANIILEKLKEKFII
- a CDS encoding threonine/serine exporter family protein, which translates into the protein MQNDAFIIKVLSTANTIGKILLTSGAETYRVEEAITLVCRRFDLKSESFVTMTCVLTSAKKKDGEVITEVNRIYSVSNNLNKIDRIHKILLDIHKYEIDDLEKEIKKLQIQTVYKKKVLLISYCFSAAFFSLLFDGKFRDFLVAGVGGVLIFYMAYFANKLKLNNFFINTLGGFLVTIFSSFATKLGIISTPSYSAIGTLMLLVPGLALTNAIRDLINGDLLAGTSRSIEAALVGSALAIGTGFALFTMSYF
- a CDS encoding CobW family GTP-binding protein, whose protein sequence is MKILLVSGFLGAGKTTFIKEMAKNINLEFVVLENEYADIGVDKDFLDEKNLDVWEMSEGCICCSMKGDFKSSIKRIYSEINPEYLLIEPTGLGMLSSIIENIKELNNEDIKILRPISLIDVTSFDEYLESFNNFFLDNLKNTGKVILTKLENIDPLEIENIKNRILELNADLEIETNDYRNFPKEWFAELLNKSLDNKVIDKNFSMGTHINLRTFSKENINLKTMDELGLLLNRLVNGDFGKVYRAKGIIKIDGYWGKFNLVYKNFEMEAIENAKITKIVVIGNNLDIGNLKNI
- the lepA gene encoding translation elongation factor 4; this translates as MLQKNKRNFSIIAHIDHGKSTIADRLLEYTGTVSERDMKDQILDSMDLEREKGITIKAQAVTLFYKAKDGEEYELNLIDTPGHVDFIYEVSRSLAACEGALLVVDAAQGVEAQTLANVYLAIENNLEILPIINKIDLPAAEPEKVKREIEDIIGLPADDAVLASAKNGIGIENILEAIVQRIPAPNYDENAPLKALIFDSFFDDYRGVITYIKVLDGSIKKGDKIKIWSTEKELEVLEAGIFSPTMKSTDILTSGSVGYIITGVKTIHDTRVGDTITTVKNPALFPLAGFKPAQSMVFAGVYPLFTDDYEELREALEKLQLNDASLTFVPETSIALGFGFRCGFLGLLHMEIIVERLRREYNIDLISTTPSVEYKVRIDNQEERIIDNPCEFPEPGRGKITIQEPYIRGKVIVPKEYVGNVMELCQEKRGIFLSMDYLDENRSMLSYELPLAEIVIDFYDKLKSRTKGYASFEYELSEYRESNLVKVDILVSGKPVDAFSFIAHNDNAFYRGKAICQKLSEVIPRQQFEIPIQAALGSKIIARETIKAYRKNVIAKCYGGDITRKKKLLEKQKEGKKRMKSIGNVEIPQEAFVSVLKLND
- a CDS encoding threonine/serine exporter family protein, encoding MNYIEVFAAAFSTLFFGIIFNLTGRKLIYSSFAGGLGWYTYLLLYKEMGYSKTAAYLFSAIVITVFSEIIGRLKRTTVTTTLIPALIPLVPGGGIYYTMSFFVENKFQEALEKGRETIILTMALSVGILLVSTFSQILDRTIKYTKVLKKYRKFKQYKKSHKI
- a CDS encoding tRNA1(Val) (adenine(37)-N6)-methyltransferase, with translation MNKNLESLIPLLNKNLKIIQRSDYFNFSIDSLLISEFINLTKNTKKILDIGTGNAVIPLFLSKRTSAKIYGVEIQEISYQLALRNISINNLNEQIYIIYDNIKNYLKYFTVGSFDIVLSNPPFFKVTENKELLNDLEQLSIARHEIELNLDELIEISSKLVKDRGYFYLVHRADRLSEILVTLQKYNFEAKKIKFCYTTKHKNAKIVLIEAIKNGKVGLTILPPLVINKDNGEYTDEVLKMFE
- a CDS encoding DMT family transporter encodes the protein MDFSQIFKKLTAKHCAFIGIFFWATAFVITKVVLKEVDAMSLGVLRYFFASIIVIFILIKKKIPFPNLKDIPAFIFAGFSGYAGYIVLFNIATVLSSPSTLSVINALAPAITAIIAYFMFNEKIKLIGWIAMGISFCGILVLTLWNGTITINKGVLYMLLGCFLLSTYNISQRYLTKKYSSFSVSMYSLLIGGILLVIYSPHSIANIPNISSTSLILIIYMAIFPSIISYFFWTKAFELAKSTTEVTSFMFATPVIATILGMIILGDIPKLSTIIGGVIIISGMILFNKTK
- a CDS encoding acyl-CoA dehydrogenase, with product MEFNVPKTHELFRQMIREFVEKEVKPIAAEVDENERFPMETVEKMAKIGIMGIPIPKQYGGAGGDNLMYAMAVEELSKACGTTGVIVSAHTSLGTWPILKFGNEKQKQKYLPKMASGEWIGAFGLTEPNAGTDAAGQQTMAVQDPETGEWILNGAKIFITNAGYAHVYVVFAMTDKSKGLKGISAFIVEAGTPGFSIGKKEMKLGIRGSATCELIFENCRIPKENLLGDKGKGFKIAMMTLDGGRIGIASQALGIAAGALEEAINYAKERKQFGRSLAQFQNTQFQIANLDVKVEAARLLVYKAAWRESNNLPYSLDAARAKLFAAETAMEVTTKAVQIFGGYGYTREYPVERMMRDAKITEIYEGTSEVQRMVIAANIIK
- a CDS encoding electron transfer flavoprotein subunit alpha/FixB family protein; amino-acid sequence: MNLNDYKGILVYAEQRDGVLQNVGLELLGKATELAYEINKQIALKDAGDELAEYASKQAAAIKSIDAVAATLEEEDEKVKEKVAEVKANNPDAAKVTALLIGHNVKALADELVKAGADKVLVVDQPKLEVYDTEAYTQVLTAAINAEKPEIVLFGATTLGRDLAPRVSSRIATGLTADCTKLELLKDKERQLGMTRPAFGGNLMATIVSPDHRPQMATVRPGVMKKLPKSDDRKGEIVDFPVTLDESKMKVKLLNVVKEGGNKVDISEAKILVSGGRGVGAKQNFELLEDLAAEIGGIVSSSRAQVDAGNMPHDRQVGQTGKTVRPEVYFACGISGAIQHVAGMEESEFIIAINKDRFAPIFSVADLGIVGDLHKILPILTEEIKKYKANK